In a genomic window of Anoxybacter fermentans:
- a CDS encoding anthranilate synthase component II, whose amino-acid sequence MILMIDNYDSFTYNLVQYLECLKEKVLVYRNDKITIEEIEKLNPDMIVLSPGPCTPNEAGICIEVVEKFKGKIPILGICLGHQTIGQVFGGKIVKALEPVHGKVHPIKHINKGVFKNLKNPLNVTRYHSLVIDRESLPDCFEITAETYDGEIMGIKHKEYLIEGVQFHPEAILTEMGLELLNNFLKEAKKLR is encoded by the coding sequence TTGATTTTAATGATTGATAATTATGATTCTTTTACTTATAATTTAGTTCAATATTTAGAATGTCTGAAGGAAAAAGTTTTAGTATACAGAAATGATAAAATTACAATTGAAGAAATTGAGAAACTAAATCCTGATATGATCGTTTTATCTCCCGGACCATGTACTCCCAATGAAGCAGGAATTTGTATAGAAGTTGTAGAAAAATTTAAGGGCAAAATACCTATACTTGGCATATGTTTAGGGCATCAGACTATAGGACAGGTATTTGGGGGTAAAATTGTAAAGGCATTGGAGCCTGTACATGGAAAAGTTCATCCTATTAAGCATATTAATAAAGGGGTATTTAAAAACCTTAAAAATCCCTTAAATGTGACCAGATATCATTCATTGGTTATTGATAGGGAATCTTTACCGGATTGTTTTGAAATTACCGCAGAAACTTATGATGGGGAAATAATGGGTATAAAACATAAAGAATATCTGATTGAAGGAGTACAATTTCACCCTGAAGCAATACTTACTGAAATGGGCCTGGAACTTCTCAATAATTTCTTAAAAGAAGCTAAAAAATTAAGATAA
- the thiE gene encoding thiamine phosphate synthase: MLYLITNRKIIEKDNFYDVVENAIKGGVDAVLLREKDLSYEELLPIAIKLKNIADAYNIPLIVNGNLDVAKNINASGFHTSFDRFMKEKFEFKGLLGVSVHSLKEAILSEKHGASYILASHIFETDCKKGLRPKGIELIKDIKSQVKIPVIALGGINPENVKKVLSAGADGIAVMSYIMASNEPYLSAKKIKDKIND; the protein is encoded by the coding sequence GTGCTTTATCTTATAACAAATAGAAAAATTATAGAAAAAGACAACTTTTACGATGTAGTAGAAAATGCCATTAAAGGTGGAGTAGATGCTGTTTTATTAAGGGAAAAGGATTTATCTTACGAGGAACTGCTTCCAATTGCAATTAAATTGAAAAACATCGCTGATGCTTATAACATACCATTAATAGTTAACGGAAATTTAGATGTAGCAAAAAACATAAATGCATCAGGTTTCCATACAAGTTTTGATAGATTTATGAAAGAAAAATTTGAATTTAAAGGACTTTTAGGTGTATCAGTGCACAGTTTAAAAGAAGCGATACTTTCAGAGAAACACGGAGCAAGCTATATACTGGCTAGTCACATATTTGAAACGGATTGTAAAAAAGGATTAAGGCCTAAAGGAATCGAACTGATTAAAGATATAAAGTCTCAAGTTAAAATTCCTGTAATAGCACTGGGTGGCATAAATCCTGAAAATGTAAAAAAAGTTTTATCTGCAGGTGCCGATGGAATTGCAGTTATGTCTTATATAATGGCATCAAATGAACCTTACTTATCTGCAAAAAAAATAAAAGATAAAATCAATGATTAA
- the thiC gene encoding phosphomethylpyrimidine synthase ThiC: MNYTTQMDAAKKGIITREMEVVAKKEKIDVEVLREKIAQGKVVIPANKKHKSLDPEGIGEGLRTKINVNLGISKDCCNVEKELEKVKVALKMKVESIMDLSSYGKTEEFRKKLIDMSPAMIGTVPVYDAIGFYDKELKDITAEEFIKVVEKHAQDGVDFMTIHAGINRETAEVFKRNKRLTNIVSRGGSLLYAWMELNDKENPFYEYFDEVLDICEKYDVTISLGDACRPGSINDATDASQIKELIVLGELTKRAWERNIQVMIEGPGHMPLNEIAANMLLEKKLCHGAPFYVLGPIVTDIAPGYDHITSAIGGAIAAANGADFLCYVTPAEHLRLPTLEDMKEGIIASKIAAHAADIAKNIKGAKEWDCEMSKARQNLDWERMFELAIDPEKARRYRRESMPEHEDSCTMCGKMCSMRNINKVMQGKNINILREDD, translated from the coding sequence ATGAATTATACAACTCAAATGGATGCTGCTAAAAAAGGTATAATTACCAGGGAAATGGAAGTAGTTGCTAAAAAGGAAAAAATAGATGTTGAAGTTTTAAGAGAAAAAATAGCGCAGGGTAAAGTGGTAATACCTGCAAACAAAAAACATAAATCCCTTGATCCCGAAGGAATTGGAGAAGGCTTGAGGACTAAAATAAATGTCAACTTAGGTATTTCAAAGGACTGCTGTAATGTCGAAAAGGAGCTAGAAAAGGTAAAAGTAGCCCTTAAAATGAAGGTTGAATCAATAATGGATTTAAGTTCTTACGGAAAAACTGAAGAGTTTAGAAAGAAGTTAATCGATATGTCTCCTGCAATGATAGGTACGGTACCTGTATACGATGCAATTGGTTTTTACGATAAAGAACTTAAAGATATAACTGCTGAAGAATTTATAAAGGTTGTAGAAAAACATGCTCAAGATGGTGTTGACTTCATGACAATACATGCCGGTATAAATAGGGAAACTGCCGAAGTCTTTAAAAGAAACAAAAGGCTTACAAATATAGTTTCAAGGGGCGGTTCCTTATTATATGCGTGGATGGAATTAAACGATAAAGAAAATCCATTTTACGAATACTTTGATGAAGTTTTAGACATATGTGAAAAATATGATGTAACCATAAGTCTTGGTGATGCCTGTCGTCCCGGAAGCATCAACGATGCTACAGATGCAAGCCAGATTAAAGAACTTATAGTACTTGGAGAACTTACAAAAAGGGCATGGGAAAGAAATATACAAGTAATGATAGAAGGACCTGGACATATGCCTTTAAATGAGATAGCTGCTAATATGCTCCTTGAGAAAAAACTCTGCCATGGTGCACCTTTCTATGTATTAGGCCCTATAGTTACAGATATTGCTCCTGGATATGACCACATTACAAGCGCCATAGGAGGAGCTATTGCAGCTGCAAACGGTGCAGACTTCTTATGCTATGTAACACCAGCAGAACATTTAAGGCTTCCTACATTAGAAGATATGAAAGAAGGTATTATTGCTTCTAAAATTGCTGCCCATGCTGCAGACATAGCGAAAAATATTAAGGGTGCAAAAGAATGGGATTGCGAAATGAGCAAAGCTAGACAAAATTTAGATTGGGAAAGAATGTTTGAACTGGCCATCGACCCTGAAAAGGCAAGAAGATATAGACGTGAATCCATGCCTGAACACGAAGATAGTTGTACAATGTGCGGAAAAATGTGTTCTATGAGGAATATAAACAAAGTAATGCAGGGCAAAAACATAAATATTTTAAGAGAGGACGACTAA
- the thiE gene encoding thiamine phosphate synthase, with translation MNCYRIIDANINRVAEGLRVLEDISRFILEDVNMTKELREMRHIVRKVFSDPNLLNFRDSCNDPGFTISQTSTIDKKEDLLSLVEANFKRVQEGLRSIEESLKILGHYDKSKIYEGLRYKSYDLEKNFGLNKAFLNTDIYGITGEEFSLGRTNIQIVEEMIKAGIKIIQYREKEKSKFEKYNECKAIRKLTKDSGVTFIVNDDVDIALAVKADGIHIGQEDIPIEEVKKITGNMIIGLSTHNIEQAKAAVEKGADYIGVGPIFNTTTKKNVEKSEGLKYLKWVSENIPIPYVAIGGIKESNILEVKRHGGKCFAMISEIVGSPNIVEKVKSIRRLLNTI, from the coding sequence ATGAATTGTTACAGAATAATTGATGCGAATATCAATAGAGTTGCAGAAGGATTGAGAGTTTTAGAAGATATATCCCGATTTATTTTAGAAGATGTCAATATGACAAAGGAACTCAGGGAAATGAGGCATATTGTAAGGAAAGTTTTTTCAGATCCTAACTTATTAAATTTTAGGGATTCCTGTAATGACCCGGGTTTTACAATATCCCAAACAAGCACTATCGATAAAAAAGAAGATTTATTAAGTTTAGTAGAAGCAAATTTTAAAAGAGTTCAGGAAGGATTGAGAAGTATTGAAGAATCCCTCAAGATTTTAGGACATTATGATAAATCGAAAATATACGAAGGCCTTAGGTATAAATCCTATGATTTAGAAAAAAATTTCGGACTAAATAAAGCTTTTTTAAATACTGACATTTATGGAATTACGGGAGAAGAGTTTTCTTTGGGCAGAACCAATATTCAGATAGTTGAAGAAATGATAAAGGCTGGAATCAAAATTATTCAATATAGAGAAAAGGAAAAAAGTAAATTTGAAAAATATAATGAATGCAAAGCTATTCGAAAACTTACTAAAGACAGTGGAGTAACTTTTATTGTCAACGATGATGTGGACATAGCCCTTGCTGTAAAGGCTGATGGCATTCACATAGGACAGGAAGACATACCGATAGAAGAAGTAAAAAAAATAACAGGAAATATGATTATAGGCCTATCTACCCACAACATTGAACAGGCCAAAGCAGCTGTTGAGAAAGGAGCAGATTATATAGGAGTAGGCCCCATATTTAATACGACAACCAAAAAAAATGTAGAAAAATCTGAAGGATTAAAGTATCTCAAATGGGTTTCTGAAAACATTCCTATTCCTTATGTGGCAATAGGAGGAATAAAGGAATCGAATATTCTTGAAGTTAAAAGACACGGTGGTAAATGTTTTGCAATGATATCTGAAATTGTCGGTTCGCCGAATATAGTTGAAAAAGTAAAGAGTATACGAAGATTACTAAACACTATATAG
- the thiH gene encoding 2-iminoacetate synthase ThiH — MSFYNEYLRYKNFNFDKFFENITPSDILRIINEYKINEYDFLALLSPEAENYLEDMAQKAHRLTVQNFGKTILLYTPMYLANYCVNRCSYCGFNIENKIKRKKLTFKEIEEEAKAISSTGLRHILILTGESRKETPVSYIIDAVKILRKYFDSISIEIYPLNEDEYRQVIEAGVDGLTIYQEVYDEEIYDKVHIAGPKKNYKFRLNAPERACRAQIRNINIGALLGLNDWRKEAFMTGLHAKYLQDKYSDVEVSISLPRIRPHIGVFEEIYPVNDKNLVQIMLALRLFLPRVGITISTRENQNLRDNLIPLGVTKMSAGVSTEVGGHTSKTKSDGQFEISDKRSVKEIKEAILKKGYQPVFKDWMHI, encoded by the coding sequence ATGAGTTTTTATAATGAATATTTAAGATATAAAAACTTTAATTTCGATAAGTTTTTTGAAAATATAACACCATCAGATATACTCAGGATAATAAATGAATATAAAATAAATGAGTATGATTTTCTTGCTCTTTTGTCTCCTGAAGCTGAGAATTATCTTGAAGATATGGCTCAAAAAGCTCATAGGTTGACAGTACAAAATTTTGGTAAAACGATACTCCTTTATACTCCTATGTATCTGGCCAATTATTGTGTCAATAGATGTTCTTACTGCGGGTTTAATATAGAAAATAAGATCAAAAGGAAAAAATTAACATTTAAAGAAATAGAAGAGGAAGCTAAAGCAATTTCATCTACAGGACTCAGGCATATCCTTATTTTAACAGGGGAATCGAGAAAAGAAACACCAGTTTCGTATATAATTGATGCAGTAAAGATTTTGAGAAAATATTTTGATTCGATTTCGATAGAAATTTACCCCCTTAATGAAGATGAATACAGACAAGTTATTGAAGCAGGAGTAGACGGACTTACTATTTATCAAGAGGTATATGATGAAGAAATATATGATAAAGTCCATATTGCAGGACCTAAAAAAAATTACAAGTTTAGGTTAAATGCTCCTGAAAGGGCTTGCAGGGCTCAAATAAGGAATATAAACATAGGAGCACTTCTAGGTTTAAACGACTGGAGAAAAGAAGCTTTTATGACAGGACTTCACGCAAAATATTTGCAAGACAAATATTCTGATGTGGAGGTAAGCATTTCTCTTCCGAGAATAAGACCCCACATAGGAGTATTCGAAGAAATTTATCCTGTAAATGACAAAAACTTAGTTCAAATAATGCTGGCTTTAAGGCTTTTTCTACCCCGTGTAGGTATTACAATCTCCACAAGAGAAAATCAAAATTTAAGGGACAACCTGATTCCACTGGGAGTTACCAAAATGTCGGCAGGAGTATCTACTGAGGTTGGTGGACATACATCTAAGACAAAAAGTGACGGTCAGTTTGAAATTTCTGACAAACGAAGTGTTAAAGAAATAAAAGAAGCCATATTGAAAAAGGGTTACCAGCCGGTATTTAAAGATTGGATGCATATATAA
- a CDS encoding thiazole synthase, translating to MDKLVIGGIKLKNRLFIGTGKFPSKKIIPDVIKSSKAQVITMALRRVDLNSKEENILEYIPEDCILLPNTSGARNAEEAVRIARLAKAMGCGNWIKIEVISDNKYLLPDNYETIKATEILAREGFVVLPYMSPDLIAAKRLVEAGAAAVMPLGSPIGTNRGLKTRELIQIMIDEIDIPIIVDAGIGKPSDAAEAMEMGAAAVLVNTAIATAGDPVKMAEAFSLAVRAGRIAYLSKLGPERRYAEASSPLTGFLNEGGI from the coding sequence ATGGATAAATTGGTTATTGGAGGAATCAAACTTAAAAACAGGTTATTTATAGGTACGGGCAAATTTCCAAGCAAAAAAATAATTCCTGATGTTATAAAAAGTTCTAAGGCACAGGTAATTACTATGGCATTAAGAAGAGTAGATTTAAATTCTAAAGAAGAAAATATTCTTGAATATATACCTGAAGATTGTATTTTACTTCCAAATACTTCTGGAGCAAGAAACGCAGAAGAAGCAGTAAGGATTGCAAGACTTGCAAAAGCTATGGGATGCGGAAACTGGATAAAAATCGAAGTTATTTCCGATAATAAATATCTCCTTCCTGACAATTACGAAACTATTAAAGCTACTGAAATTTTAGCCAGGGAAGGTTTTGTTGTACTCCCATATATGAGTCCAGACTTAATAGCTGCTAAAAGACTGGTTGAAGCTGGAGCTGCTGCAGTTATGCCTTTAGGATCGCCTATAGGTACAAATAGAGGACTAAAAACCAGGGAATTGATACAAATTATGATAGATGAAATAGACATACCGATAATCGTAGATGCAGGTATAGGTAAACCTTCCGATGCTGCCGAAGCTATGGAAATGGGAGCAGCAGCAGTTTTAGTTAATACAGCCATTGCTACTGCCGGAGACCCTGTCAAAATGGCTGAAGCCTTTAGTTTAGCTGTTAGAGCTGGTAGAATAGCTTACCTTTCCAAATTAGGCCCTGAAAGAAGATATGCTGAAGCTTCTTCTCCACTTACAGGATTTCTAAACGAAGGCGGGATATAA
- the thiF gene encoding sulfur carrier protein ThiS adenylyltransferase ThiF → MNIFVNERNFTIKEGTTAFEVRDMVKKDADIVVLNGFIIREDMILKENDKLTLIKRGEIPDKNELEALLIARHTPGVHEKVKKAYIGIAGLGGLGSNVAISLARIGIGRLLLVDFDVVEPSNLNRQQYFIKHIGMLKTEAMKDIISQINPFVKVDIKNAYLDENNISDIFSKVDIIVEAFDNPHSKATLVNTVLNKMPGKIIVAASGMAGYFSNNTIVTRKIKNNFYLVGDGISEAKPGCGLMAPRVCIAANHQANTVLRLIMGEKGV, encoded by the coding sequence ATGAACATATTCGTTAACGAAAGAAATTTTACAATAAAAGAAGGTACTACAGCCTTTGAAGTTAGAGATATGGTAAAAAAAGACGCAGATATAGTAGTACTAAATGGATTCATTATAAGGGAAGATATGATTTTAAAGGAAAATGACAAATTAACATTGATAAAACGAGGCGAAATTCCCGATAAAAACGAATTGGAAGCCCTTTTAATTGCACGCCATACTCCTGGAGTACACGAAAAGGTAAAAAAGGCTTACATAGGTATTGCAGGGCTTGGTGGTCTTGGTTCAAATGTTGCAATTTCACTAGCAAGAATAGGTATAGGTAGACTTCTTTTAGTAGACTTCGATGTTGTTGAACCGAGCAATCTAAATAGGCAGCAATATTTTATAAAACATATAGGCATGCTTAAAACGGAGGCTATGAAAGATATTATTTCTCAAATCAATCCCTTTGTTAAAGTGGATATAAAAAATGCATATTTAGATGAAAACAATATTTCAGATATTTTCAGTAAAGTTGACATTATAGTAGAAGCTTTCGATAATCCTCATTCCAAAGCAACATTAGTAAATACAGTACTAAATAAAATGCCTGGAAAAATTATAGTAGCCGCTTCAGGAATGGCTGGCTATTTTTCCAACAATACAATAGTAACTAGAAAAATTAAGAACAATTTTTACCTGGTAGGTGACGGTATTTCAGAAGCAAAACCGGGATGTGGCCTTATGGCACCAAGAGTTTGTATAGCGGCCAATCATCAGGCCAATACTGTTTTAAGACTTATTATGGGAGAAAAGGGTGTGTAG
- the thiS gene encoding sulfur carrier protein ThiS: MIINGKEMDFEIGITVDNLLKRLGLDKNKVVVEVNFEIVPKEKYSVKILDKEDRVEIVSFVGGG; encoded by the coding sequence GTGATAATCAACGGAAAAGAAATGGATTTTGAAATAGGAATAACGGTAGATAATCTTCTTAAAAGACTCGGTTTAGATAAAAACAAGGTGGTTGTAGAAGTAAATTTTGAAATTGTCCCAAAGGAAAAATACTCTGTAAAAATACTCGATAAGGAAGACAGAGTCGAAATAGTGAGTTTTGTAGGTGGTGGCTAA
- a CDS encoding alpha/beta-type small acid-soluble spore protein gives MAGGQRTNTLVNPLAAKAMEQFKYEVAQELGIQVPQSGYWGEMTTRDTGAIGGHMVRKMVEAYESQLAQGVTRGTNQ, from the coding sequence ATGGCAGGTGGTCAAAGAACTAATACTCTCGTTAACCCATTAGCTGCAAAAGCTATGGAACAATTCAAGTACGAAGTAGCTCAGGAACTTGGTATTCAGGTTCCTCAAAGTGGCTACTGGGGTGAAATGACTACTCGTGATACCGGTGCTATTGGTGGTCATATGGTTCGTAAGATGGTTGAAGCTTACGAAAGCCAATTGGCTCAGGGAGTTACCAGAGGTACTAACCAATAA
- a CDS encoding DNA internalization-related competence protein ComEC/Rec2 encodes MTIEEELWTDWLESRSIFVHYPALAYLIPYLLGIIFWRLCQISWNWWGREIKVLPYGVFLILITLFILRSYWWRFWMLIRARSFYLFLIFSLFWVGFYYTDYHWKRTEIPNCMRTEAIKVIGLVWGQKKGKWVIKPDYIYKDDTEKKLPLLKGKIQVLSPNIRIKGQGSLKIGDRVLVKGILQPFPSATNPGQFDYQRYQRYLGFAGQMLEPEVYFISRPRFHLLRWMEKVKKKASDFFSSHLSVINYRLVMALLTGEKDYLEETQLNQFRDLGISHLLAISGLHLGLVVMWIKKILEWIRMPKRIWPWVLIVSVWLAVIFVGCQPSALRVGIFITLTQLGQIFQRSNNSFNLLAVTAWLILLKNPLALFLLSFQLSFTVYLTILLLYQPMVSWLKFIFPKTLNQLMALSFTAFLGSAPLILFHFYRLSFLGILMNLWAVPLIGVILILLLISLLIRLFWPFAGTMLTFILDYLVGIFNQLLGYFTQHFRGIWQPGRPLLIWIYIFYLSLWIFYRLFNFKKLPLYWYQQEKRIVYKFILLTAIIICLILIFPLSLERLEWVMLDVGQGDGMFLQLPNGFVILIDGGGELGKENYSGEKVIKPFLLSRGIRKIDLVCITHFDIDHVRGILPILEEFDVKRVWAPQGSIEKYAKKVERLVKARQIPLYHPVKGQVYKIGNAKIEIFHPEVEQVYENENDRSLVFRLSYKGIRILFTGDLGQEEEKRLVETEWDIKAHFLKVGHHGSRNSTSYSFLKKVEPAFALISVGENRYGHPAQIILKRLQREGCQIWRTDKSGAIQVLIQNGQVYIQNFFKLK; translated from the coding sequence TTGACTATTGAGGAGGAATTATGGACTGACTGGCTTGAGAGTAGGAGTATTTTTGTTCATTATCCGGCCCTGGCATATCTTATTCCGTATCTTTTGGGAATTATTTTCTGGCGCCTTTGTCAGATTAGTTGGAATTGGTGGGGACGGGAGATTAAGGTATTACCTTATGGAGTTTTTTTAATATTAATTACACTTTTTATTTTGCGTTCCTATTGGTGGCGATTCTGGATGCTTATAAGAGCTCGCTCTTTTTATCTTTTCTTAATTTTTTCTTTATTTTGGGTAGGATTTTATTATACTGATTATCATTGGAAAAGAACCGAAATTCCCAATTGTATGAGAACAGAAGCTATTAAAGTTATCGGGTTAGTTTGGGGTCAAAAAAAGGGCAAGTGGGTGATTAAACCAGACTATATATATAAAGATGATACTGAAAAAAAGCTTCCCTTACTTAAAGGAAAGATTCAGGTTTTATCTCCAAATATAAGAATTAAGGGGCAGGGAAGTCTAAAGATAGGTGATCGGGTTCTTGTGAAAGGAATTTTACAGCCATTTCCTTCTGCTACCAATCCGGGCCAGTTTGATTATCAACGTTATCAACGATACCTGGGTTTTGCTGGTCAAATGTTAGAACCGGAGGTTTACTTTATATCCAGGCCCAGGTTTCATCTGCTGCGGTGGATGGAAAAAGTAAAAAAGAAAGCCAGTGACTTTTTTTCCTCCCACTTATCTGTTATAAATTATCGGTTAGTGATGGCATTACTGACAGGTGAAAAAGATTACTTAGAAGAGACCCAGCTTAATCAATTTCGTGATCTAGGTATAAGTCATCTACTGGCAATTTCAGGTTTGCATCTGGGATTGGTAGTCATGTGGATAAAAAAGATATTGGAATGGATAAGGATGCCTAAAAGAATCTGGCCATGGGTGTTGATTGTATCTGTCTGGTTAGCTGTTATCTTTGTTGGTTGTCAGCCATCAGCTTTACGGGTAGGAATCTTTATTACATTGACTCAATTAGGTCAGATTTTTCAAAGGTCCAATAATTCTTTCAATCTTTTAGCTGTTACAGCCTGGTTAATCCTCCTTAAAAATCCTCTCGCATTATTTCTCCTAAGCTTTCAATTATCTTTTACAGTTTATCTTACCATTTTGCTTTTATATCAACCTATGGTTAGTTGGTTAAAGTTTATCTTTCCCAAAACTTTAAATCAATTAATGGCTTTATCTTTTACTGCCTTTTTAGGTTCTGCTCCGCTTATTTTATTCCATTTTTATAGGCTTTCTTTTTTAGGAATCTTGATGAATCTATGGGCTGTACCTTTAATTGGGGTTATTTTAATCTTGCTTTTGATATCATTGTTAATAAGACTTTTCTGGCCTTTTGCCGGTACTATGCTGACTTTTATTCTGGATTATTTGGTTGGAATTTTTAATCAATTGCTCGGATATTTCACTCAACATTTTCGGGGTATCTGGCAGCCTGGGCGACCTTTATTAATCTGGATTTACATCTTTTACTTAAGTTTATGGATTTTCTATCGACTATTTAATTTTAAAAAGTTACCCTTATACTGGTATCAACAGGAAAAAAGAATAGTATATAAATTTATTTTATTAACAGCAATTATAATCTGTCTTATTTTAATTTTCCCTTTATCGCTAGAAAGGTTGGAGTGGGTGATGTTAGATGTGGGTCAGGGAGATGGAATGTTCTTGCAACTTCCTAATGGCTTTGTTATTTTAATTGATGGGGGTGGAGAGCTGGGGAAAGAGAATTATTCAGGGGAAAAGGTGATAAAGCCATTTTTGTTAAGCCGGGGAATCCGTAAAATTGATCTTGTTTGTATTACTCATTTTGATATAGATCATGTTCGGGGGATATTACCGATTCTTGAAGAATTTGATGTCAAAAGGGTCTGGGCTCCTCAAGGGAGTATAGAAAAATATGCTAAGAAAGTGGAAAGATTGGTTAAAGCCCGACAGATTCCTTTATATCACCCTGTTAAAGGGCAGGTCTATAAAATTGGGAATGCAAAAATTGAAATCTTTCATCCTGAAGTGGAGCAAGTATATGAAAATGAGAATGATCGTTCTCTTGTTTTTCGTCTTAGTTATAAGGGAATACGGATTTTATTTACTGGTGATCTAGGTCAGGAAGAAGAAAAGAGGCTTGTAGAAACTGAGTGGGATATAAAAGCTCATTTTCTAAAAGTTGGACATCATGGGAGTAGAAATTCTACATCGTATTCATTTCTTAAAAAAGTGGAACCGGCTTTTGCTTTGATCTCTGTAGGTGAAAATCGTTATGGGCATCCTGCACAGATTATTTTAAAACGGCTTCAAAGGGAAGGGTGTCAAATATGGCGAACAGATAAAAGTGGAGCCATTCAGGTTTTAATTCAAAATGGACAGGTTTATATTCAAAATTTTTTTAAATTAAAATAA
- a CDS encoding helix-hairpin-helix domain-containing protein: MYQQRSDKLKWVWVLVVIGFMGWLYWQNQQLKDDKVWFTPAEPDSGQVNITKEIGEEKIGVHIAGAVHRPGVYFLPQNARVVDLIKAAGGVTRTADLNQINLAQPLMDGQKVVVPEKQDNITTRSIVIKNSERKVNINTASKEELMTLPGIGPGKAAAIIGYREMNGSFRKLEDLMNVDGIGEKTFIKLKDKITLY; encoded by the coding sequence GTGTATCAGCAGCGTAGTGACAAGTTAAAATGGGTCTGGGTGTTGGTAGTGATTGGATTTATGGGTTGGTTATATTGGCAAAATCAGCAGTTAAAAGATGATAAAGTCTGGTTTACTCCTGCTGAACCTGATTCCGGGCAGGTTAATATTACTAAAGAAATTGGAGAAGAAAAAATTGGGGTTCATATAGCTGGAGCTGTACATAGACCAGGGGTCTATTTTTTGCCACAGAATGCCAGGGTTGTGGATTTAATAAAGGCAGCCGGAGGTGTAACCAGAACTGCCGATCTAAATCAGATTAATCTGGCCCAACCTCTGATGGATGGACAAAAGGTAGTGGTCCCTGAAAAACAGGATAATATTACTACTAGAAGTATAGTTATCAAAAATTCAGAAAGAAAGGTAAACATTAATACTGCTTCAAAAGAAGAGCTTATGACCTTACCCGGTATAGGGCCTGGCAAAGCTGCAGCTATTATTGGGTATCGCGAAATGAACGGCAGTTTTCGTAAATTGGAAGATTTAATGAATGTAGATGGGATCGGTGAAAAGACGTTTATTAAGCTGAAAGATAAAATAACCCTTTATTAA
- the rsfS gene encoding ribosome silencing factor has product MAGKEIKTLVQLACQAADDKKAQDIVTLDISKISLIADYFIICSGKTDIQVKAIAQEIEHRLEEKGIRPRRIEGRNEGVWILMDYGDFIVHVFRQQEREYYNLERLWADAQEIVTQ; this is encoded by the coding sequence TTGGCAGGTAAGGAGATTAAAACTTTGGTTCAGTTGGCATGTCAAGCAGCTGATGACAAAAAAGCTCAGGATATTGTCACTTTAGATATTTCCAAAATCTCACTTATTGCTGACTATTTTATAATTTGCAGCGGTAAAACAGATATTCAGGTCAAAGCTATCGCGCAGGAAATTGAACACCGATTGGAGGAAAAAGGTATACGCCCCAGAAGAATTGAGGGTAGAAATGAAGGTGTCTGGATTCTAATGGATTATGGGGATTTTATTGTTCATGTTTTCCGCCAACAGGAAAGGGAATATTACAATCTGGAACGACTCTGGGCAGATGCTCAAGAAATTGTGACACAGTGA